From the genome of Vicia villosa cultivar HV-30 ecotype Madison, WI linkage group LG2, Vvil1.0, whole genome shotgun sequence, one region includes:
- the LOC131649544 gene encoding uncharacterized protein LOC131649544: MSRPVERIADINDGEELWKIVVTIHHRWNVVSNNKEHFEMIFVDKLGDDIHAVVPAPHVSVFTEKCLLGHTYTVYNFKVVPYVLAFKASGHKYMIKFTAGTNNMLNCTLWESYADQFIRFNKVRVDASLPTVVLLQYAKVKEEGKYPLSVTNTYNVTLLCVDADFPVMKDFIDRMPEESRVTLSDQLGGNSQLSSQSSENQQLTPVQKLFSKAVVLPIAEIIPLTDITLCATVATTKLLVASPFGRYYRACHMCQSIARGNNPPFECKAGHETMAEVLRYKIEIEVTHGGKSRNFVFWNRECEMLLGLSASQLRNTMIQAGITDPLDFSLVIGQLLKLEMAMKIKESVDEAKTDANEDCELVTDLEITSEHKLDAVTPAGKRHFPAGSSESTDLDGLHDGELSSNKLKKIIKMEKID; the protein is encoded by the exons ATGTCTAGGCCTGTTGAGAGAATAGCAGATATCAACGATGGAGAAGAGCTTTGGAAGATTGTTGTTACGATTCACCACAGATGGAATGTTGTGTCCAACAACAAGGAACATTTTGAAATGATCTTTGTTGACAAATTA GGAGATGATATTCATGCTGTTGTTCCAGCACCACATGTGTCGGTGTTCACCGAAAAATGCCTATTAGGGCATACTTATACTGTATATAATTTTAAGGTGGTGCCTTATGTTCTGGCGTTCAAGGCATCAGGACACAAATATATGATAAAGTTTACTGCTGGAAC CAACAACATGTTGAACTGTACTCTGTGGGAATCATACGCGGATCAGTTCATCAGGTTTAACAAAGTTAGGGTTGATGCATCACTCCCTACAGTTGTGTTGCTTCAGTATGCCAAAGTGAAAGAAGAAG GAAAGTATCCTCTGTCTGTGACAAACACCTACAATGTGACCCTTTTATGTGTTGATGCTGATTTTCCTGTCATGAAAGACTTTATTGATAG AATGCCTGAGGAGAGCAGGGTAACCCTGTCTGATCAACTCGGAGGGAATTCCCAATTATCCTCCCAGAGTTCTGAAAATCAACAGCTGACTCCTGTGCAAAAATTGTTCTCAAAGGCTGTTGTTTTACCTATTGCTGAGATTATTCCACTTACGGAT ATTACACTTTGTGCTACTGTTGCTACAACAAAATTATTAGTCGCGTCTCCATTTGGACGGTACTATCGTGCCTGTCATATGTGTCAATCTATAGCGCGTGGGAACAACCCCCCATTTGAGTGTAAAGCTGGTCATGAAACCATGGCTGAAGTCCTTAG GTATAAGATTGAGATTGAGGTTACTCATGGGGGCAAAAGTCGCAATTTTGTCTTCTGGAACAGAGAATGTGAAATGCTCTTGGGTTTATCTGCATCCCAACTTCGTAACACTATGATTCAG GCTGGAATTACTGATCCATTGGACTTCTCGTTAGTCATTGGTCAGTTGTTGAAGTTGGAAATGGCTATGAAG ATTAAAGAGAGTGTTGATGAGGCTAAAACAGATGCCAATGAAGACTGTGAATTGGTTACG GACCTGGAAATTACATCTGAGCACAAGCTTGATGCTGTCACACCTGCTGGTAAGAGGCATTTTCCTGCTGGATCAAGTGAATCCACTGATTTGGACGGATTACATGATGGAGAACTGTCATCAAACAAGCTGAAGAAGATAATTAAAATGGAGAAGATTGATTAG
- the LOC131649543 gene encoding uncharacterized protein LOC131649543 — protein MVHKYAIESLNKTLKDVMSANKNSTDVFGGKVVVFGGDFRQILPVVPRGSRSDIVHCAINASYIWHSVEVLTLTRNMRLQTGSTQTDKNEITQFSDWLLRIGEGRISEPNDGTAEIEIPPDILITEFDDPIVAIVNTIYPDFINNFQCVDYLKSRAILASTLEIVDQINYHILNLMSVNNAGEIRDYYSTNSVDKSEIHDPTVADILTPEFLSSLRTLGLPNHHLKLKVGTPILLMRNIDQSEGLCNGTRLCITKMAAHVLEASIMGGKGLGNLVYITRMDMSPSQSSWPFKLNRRQFPIIVSYSMIINKSQGQSLDNVGLYLPRDVFTHGQIYVALSRVTTKKGIKILIHDEEKKFKGKTTNVVYKDVFNNV, from the exons ATGGTACATAAGTATGCAATAGAATCGCTTAACAAAACATTGAAAGATGTTATGAGTGCAAACAAAAATTCCACCGATGTATTTGGTGGAAAGGTTGTTGTTTTCGGTGGCGATTTCAGACAGATTTTACCTGTCGTCCCCAGAGGAAGTCGTTCTGATATTGTACACTGTGCCATAAATGCATCTTACATATGGCATTCAGTTGAGGTATTAACATTGACAAGAAACATGCGGCTACAAACAGGATCAACACAAACTGATAAAAATGAGATAACACAGTTTTCAGATTGGCTTTTAAGAATAGGAGAGGGCCGAATATCTGAGCCTAATGACGGCACCGCCGAAATCGAGATACCACCTGATATTTTGATAACAGAATTTGATGATCCAATTGTGGCCATTGTCAATACCATATACCctgatttcataaataatttccaatgtgttgattACCTTAAAAGTCGAGCAATACTGGCCTCTACACTAGAGATCGTTGATCAGATCAATTACCATATACTTAACTTAATGTCAG TCAACAATGCAGGAGAAATTCGTGACTACTACAGCACAAATTCAGTTGACAAGTCTGAGATTCATGACCCAACAGTAGCTGATATCCTCACGCCAGAATTTCTAAGTTCCCTCCGAACATTAGGTTTGCCAAACCATCACTTAAAACTAAAGGTTGGGACACCTATATTGCTCATGAGAAACATAGATCAATCTGAAGGTTTGTGTAACGGCACAAGGCTGTGCATAACAAAGATGGCAGCCCATGTACTCGAGGCTTCAATAATGGGCGGTAAAGGTTTAGGAAATTTGGTTTACATAACTCGAATGGACATGTCACCATCCCAATCATCATGGCCATTCAAATTGAATAGAAGGCAGTTCCCTATTATAGTTTCCTATTCTATGATAATCAACAAATCACAGGGACAGTCATTGGATAACGTCGGTTTGTACTTACCAAGAGATGTATTCACACATGGCCAGATTTATGTGGCATTGTCAAGAGTAACAACAAAAAAGGGAATCAAAATACTGATacatgatgaagaaaagaaattcaAGGGGAAAACTACAAATGTTGTGTACAAAGATGTTTTTAACAATGTCTGA